Within the Opitutaceae bacterium TAV5 genome, the region CCGGCAGCGGCGAGGTCGGCGAGGATGGGCTTGAGCGCGGCGACCTGCGTGCGGGCGTCGTTGATGCCGGCCTCCTTTTTCTGGTCGGCGGCGCGGAAGGCCTCGACGAGACCGGCGGGGAGCTTGTTTTCCGCGGCGAGTTCGTCGAAGAGCTGGCGCGCCTGGGAGGCGAGCTGGTCAACGCCGGCGCGGATGCCGAGGCCGTATTCGGCGTTGTCCTCGAAGAGCGAATTGCTCCAGGCGGGGCCGCGGCCGTGGCGGTCGGTGCAGTAGGGCGTGGTCGGCAGGTTGCCGCCGTAGATGGAGGAGCAGCCGGTGGCGTTGGCGATGAGGAGGCGGTCGCCGAAGAGCTGCGTGAGGAGTTTGACGTACGGCGTCTCGCCGCAACCGGCGCAGGCTCCGGAGAACTCGAAGAGGGGTTTCCGGAACTGCGCGCCCTTGACGGTATCCTGCAACACCTCGACGGGCGGGGGCGGCAGCTTGAGGAAGAAGTCGAAGTTGGTGTTCTCGGCTTCGCGCAGCGGGGCCTGCACGGCCATGTTGAGCGCCTTGTGATCCGGATCGGTCTTGCTCTTGGCGGGACAGACCTTGACGCAGAGCGAGCAGCCGGTGCAGTCGTCGGGCGCGACCTGGATGGTGAAGGCGTGGTCTTTCGTCGCGCCGCTCCGGAAGGGGACGCTCTTGAAGGTCCCGGGCGCCCCTTCGAGCGCGCTGTTCGGGTAGACGGCGGCGCGGATGGCGGCATGCGGGCAGACGGTGGCGCACTTGTTGCACTGGATGCAGATCGATGCGTCCCAGACGGGGATGTCGGGAGCGAGGTTGCGCTTTTCCCAGGCGGCGGTGCCGGTGGGCCAGCCGCCATCGGGCGTGAAGGCGGAGACGGGGAGCAGGTCGCCTTCGCCGGCGAGCATGCGGGCGGTGATGCGCTGGACAAAATCGGGCGCGGCGGGAGAGACGGTTGGCGGACGGCCGTGGGGGTTGGTGGGCGCGGCGGGGACTTCGACGGTGTGGAGGGCGGCGAGGGCGGAATCGACGGCGGCCCAGTTTTTCTTCACGACGGCCTCGCCCTTGCGGAGGTAGGATTTCTTGATGGCGGCCTTGATGGCGGCGATGGCGGCGTCGCGCTCGATGACATTGCTGAGCGCGAAGAAGCAGGCCTGCATCACGGTGTTGATCTGGCCGCCCATGCCGGCGGCGCGGGCGACGGTGAGCGCGTCGATGGCGAAGACTTTCAGCTTCAGGTCGATGATGCGCTGCTGCATCTCGCGGGGGAGCATGTCCCACGCTTTGGTGGCGTCGCCGGGGGTGTTGAGGAGGAGCGTGGCTCCGGGGCGGGCGCAGGCGAGCACTTCCATCTTCTCGGCGAAGGGGAAGTGATGCACGGCCACGAAGTCGGCCTGGGTGATGAGGTACGGGGCGCGGATGGGTTTCGGGCCGAAACGCAGGTGCGAGATGGTCATCGCGCCGCTCTTCTTGGAATCGTAGACGAAAAAGCCCTGGGCGTTGAGCTCGGTGTCGCCGCCGATGATTTTTATGGAATTCTTGTTGGCGCCCACGGTGCCGTCGGAGCCGAGTCCGTAAAAAATGGCGCGGCGGGTGTCGTCGGTCTCGACGCTGAAGTGTTCGTCGTAGGGGAGGGAGAGGCCGGAGATGTCGTCGTTGATGCCGACAGTGAAGCGGCGGCGCGGGGTGGTCAGCGCAAGTTCGTCGAACACGGCCTTGGCCATCGCCGGGGTGAATTCCTTGGAGCCGAGGCCGTAGCGGCCGCCGATGAGGGTGACGTTGCCGGCGAGGGGGGATTCGGCGATGGCGGCGATGGTGTCGAGGAAGAGGGGTTCGCCGAGGGCGCCGGGTTCCTTGGTGCGGTCGAGGACGGCGATGCGGCGGACGGTTTTCGGCAGCGCGGCGATGAGCGCGGCGGCGTCGAGGGGACGGTAGAGGCGGACGTTGAGGACGCCGGTCTTGCTGCCGGATCCGGCGGCGTTGAGGGCGGCGGCGGTCTCGGCGCAGGTTTCGGCGCCGGAGCCCATGACAACGATGACGCGATCGGCGTCGGGCGCGCCTTCGTAGTCGTAGAGATGATACTGGCGGCCGGTGCGGGCGGCGAGGTCGTCGAAGGTCTCCTGGACGATGTCGGCGACGGAGGCATAGTAGGGGTTGGCGGCTTCGCGGGCCTGGAAATAAACGTCGGGGTTTTGGGCGGTGCCGCGGATCGAGGGGGCGTCGGGGGTGAGGGCACGTTTTCGGAACTCGGCTATCTTGTCCTGGGGCAGGAGGGCGGCGATGTCATCGTCGGAAAGCAGGGAGATCTTCTGGATTTCGTGGGAAGTGCGGAACCCGTCGAAGATGTTCATGAAGGGAACACGAGATCGGAGGGTGGCGACATGGGAGACGAGGGCAAAGTCCTGCGCTTCCTGCACGTTGGAGGCGAAGAGCATGGCGGAGCCGGTCTGGCGGCAGGCCATGACGTCGCCGTGGTCGCAGAAGATGGAGAGGGCGTGGGTGGCGAGGGAGCGGGCGGTGACGTGGAGGACGAAGGGGTGGAGCTCGCCGGCGATCTTGTAGAGGTTGGGGATCATCAGCAGGAGGCCCTGCGAGGCGGTGAAGGAGCTGGCGAGGGCGCCGGCCTGGAGGGCGCCATGGAGGGCGCCGGCGGCGCCGCCTTCGGACTGCATCTCGATGACTTCGGGGCGGTGGCCCCAGAGGTTTTTCTTGCCGGCGGCGGACCACTCGTCGACCCACTCGCCCATGGGCGAGGAGGGCGTGATGGGATAAATCGCGAAAAATTCGCTGATCCGGTAGGCAACGGAGGCTACGGCTTCGTTGGCGTCGAGTGTCGCTTTCAGGGGAGAGATGGTCTTGATCATGTCGTGCGTGTTTGTCGTACAGGGGGCAGTGGTTGCTTGAATTGGTCGTTCTGTCCTCTATGGGGGCCACCATACTCCCGGGGGGGCCGCGCTACTCGGCGAGCGTTGTGCAAGCCTGTGCATTTCTTGCGGAGGGGTAGCACGGAACCGATCACCGGGGGCGGTTTCTACAGGAGAAGCGCAGGCCGGATGATGAACGGCAACACGCACTTTTTAAGTTTTTCTTATAATAAGAGAACGGATGATGAACATGGTAGATTTCTTGCAGCAGGATGCGGTCAGGGAAAAACCGGCGAAAGCTTCGGCCATAAAGGCGGAGCGGGCCTGCGCATGGGCGGAGGTGCAGATTCGGGGTGATGTCAGGGGCGAGAAGAACCTGGACAGCCCCCTGCATCCTTGACGGGTGGCACGCCGGCACACGGTGGTCCGTGGGCGGGCAGAATTGTCATCCCGCGCACCAGAGGATGGATCGGAAGGAAACCGGCCTACTCCGGAGCTACGTAACCCCTGGGGCCGCCGAGCTTCATGAATTTGCCGTGCACATAAAGGCCGGCGACGAGGGCAAGGACGGCCAGCACGCCGGCAACGACGAAGGTGTAGCGAAACACGCCGCCGCTGCCATCGATGATGAGCCCCATCACCGGGGCGAGCGCCATGTTGGCAAACGCCGTGCAGACGCTGGCGGCGGAGGCGAACTGGGCGTACTTCTCATGAGGGAAAAGCCGCTGGCCGAGTGAGGCGGCGCTCGTGAAGTAACAGCCGGAAAGGACGCCATGCGCGACCCAGGCGACAAGAAACGATGTGGCCGTGGTTGCGTAAAGGCTGCCGAAAAGCATCACGACGACGTAACCGGCCAATGTGCCGATGGCCATGCGCAGGGGATGAAAGGCATCCGCCATCCAGCCGAGGAAGAACGAGAGGCTCAGGGAAATCAGGTAGGTAAGCGCAAGGTATTTTCCGTAAACCTCCATGTCCACGCCAAGGCTGCGGGCGTAGGGAATCGCAAAGATGTTGATCGGGCCAAAGGCCATCATCGCGACCTTCAGCAATATAAAAACCGAAAGGTAATAGGGATTGGTGAAGCACTCCTTGAGGTAGCGCTTGGTTTCACGCCACCATCCTCCGGCTCGGCCGGCCAGACCCGATTGGGCAGACGTGGCAGGAGGCGGAGGCGGCGGGTAGCTCCCTTCCTTCACCTTTAGGCAGGCCCACATGAAGGCGATGCCGTAGAATACGCCGATGAGGCAGAGAATGAGCGTAAAGTGACCGGGCACTTTTCCCATGATCCAGTAATTGAAGATCATGCCGTCGATGAGGCTGATGGCGCGGAAAAGTCCGTAAAATCGACCAAGTAGTTCCTTGGGAACTACGTCGTTGATGAGTCCTCCGAAGACGGCGCCGCCGGCAATGGTGGCAAACTCGAAGGCTGCCCAGAAGACGCCGAAACAGACAACCGCCACGACCATTTCGCTCTGTTCGGGAAAGTGCCCGTGGACCCAGTGGGCGACGATCGGGGTGACGGCAATGCCGATCATGCCGAAAGCGGCGATGGGCGTGGTGACAATCAGGAAGGGAATGCGCCGTCCCCATTTGCCGCGGTGCCGGTCGGATTTTACACTGATGACCGGCCCGAGCGTCACTCCGATGAGCGCGGGGAAGGAGCTGATGAGCAGCCCGAAAAGCAGGTTGGGAACATTGAGGTGGTTGAGGTACCATTGCGCCATGGGGCCGACGGAGCGGTCGCGCATGGACCAGGCAAAGTCACCGAACAGGAGCCAGCAGAAAAGCACGACGAGGCCGCCGCTGGTGTAGACGAGCGTGCCGGAGCGCCAGGTTTTTGCGGCAGGCGGCGACGAGGGTGGGTTGTCGGCGGTGACGGGTGTCATAATGGTTGATGGCGTTGGCGCGATTCACCCACGGCGCAGGGTGCACGATGATACATTCACGCACGGGAGCGCGTTGCGCGATGGAGGGCGGCGAAAGACCGCGAGGCGGTTCCGGCGTCAGGAGGAGACGCCGGGCTCAGAATCGCAGCGAATAAACGAGCGAGCCGGTCGCGGGGATGCTG harbors:
- a CDS encoding pyruvate-flavodoxin oxidoreductase, which codes for MIKTISPLKATLDANEAVASVAYRISEFFAIYPITPSSPMGEWVDEWSAAGKKNLWGHRPEVIEMQSEGGAAGALHGALQAGALASSFTASQGLLLMIPNLYKIAGELHPFVLHVTARSLATHALSIFCDHGDVMACRQTGSAMLFASNVQEAQDFALVSHVATLRSRVPFMNIFDGFRTSHEIQKISLLSDDDIAALLPQDKIAEFRKRALTPDAPSIRGTAQNPDVYFQAREAANPYYASVADIVQETFDDLAARTGRQYHLYDYEGAPDADRVIVVMGSGAETCAETAAALNAAGSGSKTGVLNVRLYRPLDAAALIAALPKTVRRIAVLDRTKEPGALGEPLFLDTIAAIAESPLAGNVTLIGGRYGLGSKEFTPAMAKAVFDELALTTPRRRFTVGINDDISGLSLPYDEHFSVETDDTRRAIFYGLGSDGTVGANKNSIKIIGGDTELNAQGFFVYDSKKSGAMTISHLRFGPKPIRAPYLITQADFVAVHHFPFAEKMEVLACARPGATLLLNTPGDATKAWDMLPREMQQRIIDLKLKVFAIDALTVARAAGMGGQINTVMQACFFALSNVIERDAAIAAIKAAIKKSYLRKGEAVVKKNWAAVDSALAALHTVEVPAAPTNPHGRPPTVSPAAPDFVQRITARMLAGEGDLLPVSAFTPDGGWPTGTAAWEKRNLAPDIPVWDASICIQCNKCATVCPHAAIRAAVYPNSALEGAPGTFKSVPFRSGATKDHAFTIQVAPDDCTGCSLCVKVCPAKSKTDPDHKALNMAVQAPLREAENTNFDFFLKLPPPPVEVLQDTVKGAQFRKPLFEFSGACAGCGETPYVKLLTQLFGDRLLIANATGCSSIYGGNLPTTPYCTDRHGRGPAWSNSLFEDNAEYGLGIRAGVDQLASQARQLFDELAAENKLPAGLVEAFRAADQKKEAGINDARTQVAALKPILADLAAAGGDADPRISRLAQLADYLVRKSVWILGGDGWAYDIGFGGLDHVLAIGTNVKVLVLDTEVYSNTGGQRSKSTPLGAIAKFSAAGKETEKKDLALMAATYGHVYVARVALGAKDSQTVQALLEAEAYDGPALIIAYSPCVAHGYALGDSLDHQKLAVDTGYWPLLRYNPLKAQQGQAPMTLDSPMPKESLDKFKASENRYQLLYRLHPDRAKKFAEQAQASVASNIEHYKQLTTPPPAPPAPGVVKEKTTTPPPAAVPAVPAK
- a CDS encoding MFS transporter, yielding MTPVTADNPPSSPPAAKTWRSGTLVYTSGGLVVLFCWLLFGDFAWSMRDRSVGPMAQWYLNHLNVPNLLFGLLISSFPALIGVTLGPVISVKSDRHRGKWGRRIPFLIVTTPIAAFGMIGIAVTPIVAHWVHGHFPEQSEMVVAVVCFGVFWAAFEFATIAGGAVFGGLINDVVPKELLGRFYGLFRAISLIDGMIFNYWIMGKVPGHFTLILCLIGVFYGIAFMWACLKVKEGSYPPPPPPATSAQSGLAGRAGGWWRETKRYLKECFTNPYYLSVFILLKVAMMAFGPINIFAIPYARSLGVDMEVYGKYLALTYLISLSLSFFLGWMADAFHPLRMAIGTLAGYVVVMLFGSLYATTATSFLVAWVAHGVLSGCYFTSAASLGQRLFPHEKYAQFASAASVCTAFANMALAPVMGLIIDGSGGVFRYTFVVAGVLAVLALVAGLYVHGKFMKLGGPRGYVAPE